The following is a genomic window from Stenotrophomonas maltophilia.
GGCGAAGCCGATACCGCCGGCTGGCCGACCGTGTTCGTGCGCCTGACCGGCTGCCCGCTGCGCTGCCAGTACTGCGATACGGCCTACGCCTTCCACGGCGGCACCTGGTGGGACATCGACGACATCGTGGCCGAGGTGCTGGCCCAGGGCGTGCGCCACGTCTGCGTGACCGGCGGCGAGCCGCTGGCGCAGAAGCGCTGCCTGGTGCTGCTGCAGAAGCTGTGCGATGCCGGCATGGACGTCTCGCTGGAGACCTCCGGCGCACTGGACGTCAGTGCGGTGGACCCGCGCGTATCGCGCGTGGTCGACATCAAGACCCCGGGTTCGGCCGAAGTGGCGCGCAACCGCTGGGAAAACCTGCCGCTGCTGACCGCCCGCGACCAGATCAAGTTCGTCATCTGCAGCCGCGAAGACTACGACTGGGCCAAGGCCCTGCTGGCCGAGCACGATCTGGTCAAGCGCTGCACGGTGTTCTTCTCGCCCAGCAAGGGCGAGATCACCGCGCGCCAGCTGGCCGACTGGATCGTCGAAGACCGCCTGCCGGTGCGCTTCCAGATGCAGTTGCATAAAATCCTGTGGAACGACGAGCCGGGTCGATGAGCCCGCGCAGCGTTCCCTGATGTAGCTCCGGCGCGGGACAGCGTGCTGGCTTTCCCCTCCCAACCGGATGTTTTACCCATGAAGAAGGCAGTCGTGCTTCTCTCCGGCGGCATGGATTCAGCCGCCGTCATCGCCATGGCCCAGGAACAGGGCTTCGCCGTGCATGCCCTGAGCGTGCGCTACGGCCAGCGCCACACCTCCGAACTGGACGCCGCCGCCCGCGTGGCCAAGGCCCAGGGCGTGGTCGCGCACAAGACCGTGGACGTGGACCTGCGCAGCATCGGCGGCTCGGCGCTGACCGACGACATCGACGTGCCCGAGGCCGGCGGTGCCGGCATCCCGGTCACCTACGTGCCGGCGCGCAACACCATCATGCTGTCGCTGGCCCTGGGCTGGGCCGAAGTGCTCGGCGCCAACGACATCTTCTGCGGCGTCAACGCCGTGGATTACTCCGGCTACCCGGACTGCCGGCCCGAGTTCGTAGCCGCGTTCCAGGCGCTGGCCAACCTGGCCACCAAGTCGGGCGTGGAAGGCGCCGGCATCAAGGTGCATGCCCCATTGCAGTTCCTCAGCAAGGGCCAGATCGTCAGCGAAGGCGTGCGCCTGGGCGTGGACTTCGGCCTGACCGTGTCCTGCTACAACGCCGACGCCAACGGCGCCGCCTGCGGCCACTGCGACGCCTGCCGCCTGCGCGCGCAGGGCTTCGCCGAAGCCGGCGTGGCCGACCCCACGCTGTACGCCTGAGGTGATGGGGGTGATGCCCCCATCATGGTGGGTGCGAACCGTTGGTTCGCACTCTCTATCCCGGCGCTACCGGCGGCTGGAGTCTGGTAGTGCCGGCCGCTGGCCGGCAGCCTCATCAGGCAACCATCCCGATGCTCCGATGAAGGCCCGCACCGCCTTCGGATCGTCATAGTCCAACTCGATCATCCGCGCGATCCCCGCCTTCTCATCCGGCTGCCGCCGCATGTATTCCTGCGCGATGCGATACCCAGCGTAGTACCCCAGATCACTCACCCCGAACGGATTGTGGGCGCTGTTGTACAGCCAGTTGTCGAGGTCGTCCCCGTCCATCTCGGCAATGAAGCGCGTGCGGATTTCCGCCTCGTGCGCGGGCCCGTAGGCATACAGCGGCAACGCCGGCCGACGCCCGCTCAGCCGCTCGGCCACGTACTCGGCCACACCCTCGCGCACCACGTACTGCGCCAGGCTGCCGGTGGTCTCGCGCTGTTGCGTGTGCACGTATTCATGCAGATTGTTCTGCGCGTTGTTCGCACCCGGCCGGCTGTCGTAGAAGATCCGCAGGCGGTCGCGCATCTTCTCCGGCAGCTCGCTCACGTCCACGCGCTCATCGCCCAGCGCCATCTCCGCGCCAATCAGCACCTTGTCGCCCAGCGTGGTGCCACCGGTGCGCAGCACGCCCACCGCATAGGTGATGGTGGCCGGGCGCAGGGCAGGGTAGAGCGAACGGAACGCGACCAGGTCGCGCTCCAGCGTGGCGCTGGCCTGCTGCGCGTTGGCGGTGAGCGGCCGCACCGAGGTCCAGAAGCGTGGCCACGCCTGCATGGCTTCGGCGTACTCGCGGGCGGTGTAGCGGCGCACCTGCATCAGTGCATGCAGTCCGGGGCTGCCCGGGTCGATGTAGCGCTGCTGGACCAGCGCCACCCGGCGCTCGGCATCGGGCTCGGCGCGCACCGCATCGTAGGTGGCCCAGAAGCGGGCAATGTCGTCGGTGACGACCTGGGACGGGGCGGCCAGGGCCGCACAGGGCAGCAGGGCGGCAAGCAGGCTGACGATCAGACGCATCCATGGCTCCAGGAAAGGATCGCAGATGGGATGCGCCGCCAGCCCGAAAGGTTTAAGCCCCCACTGGTAGTGCCCGCCGCTGGCCGGCAACCTAGACATACCGGGATTTCACGCGACCGGCCAAAGTAGGGTAGAATGCCCACCCCGCCGAGAGGCTGGGGCAGTGCAATGGGCCGTTAGCTCAGTCGGTAGAGCAGAAGACTTTTAATCTTTTGGTCGAAGGTTCGAATCCTTCACGGCCCACCAATTGCATCAACGACTTAGGCGCCCTTTAGGCGCCTTTTTCATATTTCCGGAAAAATTAAGTGGTTCCACGCTCGAGCACGTGCGGCTTATGAGGCGGTTGAACCACCGGCAGTTCGTGGTCGTATCGCTGTCGCATCTCTTTGGTGATGTGACCACATGCGTTCTTGCGGCGCCTTCGGTGACGCCCCGATGTTGCAGCCCACACAAGGCCAAACGCTTGGCGTTGGATGTGACCGACGCGAGTACCTCGGTGATGACGCGCTGGAGCATCCCCCCAGTGGGTGAAGCTACCTGCCTGCGCCGCTGCTGGCCCATATCTTCATTTCCCGTCTGAAGAATCAAAATTCTGCCGACATTGGTGGAATTCCTCCGCATGAGCCACTACCCATGTCCACATGGGAATCATCAGTACAAGAAGGTCCTTGCCCAGCGCCGTGATGCTGTACTCCACATGTGGCGGTACTTCGTGGAAATCCTGCCGGCTGATCAACCCGTCACGTTCCAATTGCCGGAGGGTGCGCGTAAGCATGCGCTGGGTGATCCCCTTCATCCGTCGCGCGACCTCGGCATGACGCAGCGTTCCATACACGCCAAGCGCATGGATGATACCCAGGGACCAGCGGCTGCCAGCGTGCGCTAGAACCTCCCGGCGCAGTCCATCTTCGTCCTCGCTCATCCCGTCGCATATGGCTTGAGAGTGCCTTAGGAGTTCTTCCGGACTCATGAACGGTGCGGTCGGTATCATCGATGTGCCTTCTTACGTGTGGGCCATTAGGCGAGCAGAATCGCCGCCATCGTACACACACAAGGCGATTTCCATGTCATCTCATATCAGCACTACCCCCTCTCGGTCGATCCTGGTGATCGGCGCAGGCGAGCTTGGAATGCCTGTCATCCGGAACCTTGCACGTTTGGCTGTAGGTCATCCAGGCACACGGATCAGTGTGATGCTCCGGGCGACGTCGATTGACTCAGAATTGCCGGAGAAGCAGCGGGTGGTCGATGAAATCCGCGCCTTGGGGGTGAATATCGTTGCTGGCGATCTGGTAACTGAATCAGTAGAAGCGTTGGCGGCTACCTTCGCGCAGTTCGACACAGTGATTGGATGCACCGGCTATGCCGCAGGCCGCGATACGCCAATGAAGGTTGCACGTGCAGCGGTGAAGTCTGGTATTCCCCGCTACTTCCCTTGGCAGTTCGGTGCCGATTTCGATGCCATAGGGCGCGGTGGCCCCCAGGATCTGTTCGACGCCCAGCTGGACGTGCGCGAATATCTGCGTTCGCAGACTGCGATGGACTGGGTGATCATCTCCACTGGAATGTTCACCAGCTACCTCTTCGAGCCCGACTTCGGCGTGGTCGACCTGATTGGGCATAAGGTGAACGCCCTGGGCTCGGCGAGCAACGCTGTCACCTTGACCACGCCGGATGATATCGGCGCAATGACAGCGCGCATCGTGTTCCACACACCTGCGATCCGCAACGAGATCGTGTATCTGGCAGGTGACACCATCCGCTACGGCGACCTTCCGGATATTCTGCAGAAGGCGTTCGGCGAACCTTTCGAGCTGACGATCTGGGGTGTACCCCAGCTCATGCAGGAACTGGCTAACGACCCGGGCAACATGATAAGGAAGTATCGCGCGGCCTTTGCCCAAGGGAGGGGCGTTGCGTGGGATGTGGAGCGAACCTTCAATGCGAAGATCGGGGCCGAGTTGCAGGGCGTGCAGGCATGGCTGGATTCCAACGTGCAGCGCTCCTGAATTGCCGCTGGATTGTGAGGAGGCGCCAACTGGGCGCCTTTCTCATTGCCGTTCCCGACCGCGCGCTCACGATGGTTGTACGTCGCGGAACACCAGTTCGCCAACGGCTCGGCAACCGGCGTCAAATGGTGGAGTCTTGGTCGTGGATCCCGTGCATATCGCTTGAGACGCCGGAAAAATTGTCGAGTGAGCTGAGGGCCTGCAATGGTTCCAAGCTTGATGGGCGGAAGAATAGAGCGGCGCAACCGGTTGCTTTCAAAGGAAGCGCCAGCTTTCTTTTAATCTTTTGGTCGAAGGTTCGAATCCTTCACGGCCCACCATTGCATCAATGACCCAGGTCATCCAGAAAGGCACCGCCAAGCGGTGCCTTTTTGTTGCTTGTGCCAACCCCTACTTGGCCTTGGCACCCTGCGCTCGCGCCGCCTCGCGATCCGCTGCTGCCTGTGCGGCAGAGGCTGCGGCGTTGGCGGCCCGCTCGGCCGCGGCACGATCCGCATCGAACCGCGCCTGCCGCTGGACGCTGTAGGTGCGCTCCAGTTCCAGCGAGGCAAGGAAACTGTCGGGGTGCTTCGCGGCACAGGCCTGCTGCACAAGCTGCACAGCGCGATCGGACAGGCCAGGCTGAATGTTGCTGAGCAGGCAATCGGCGTACGGTACGGGTGCAGCGGGGCCAGCAGCCAGCGCGGCAACGATCACGACATTCAACATGCAAACCTCCTTGTAGGTTTTGATGGGACTCGGGGTCGGTCCGGCCCCAGTATGGGCCGGTTCGTGGCACGGGTGTATCTACCCCGGCCGCACAT
Proteins encoded in this region:
- the queE gene encoding 7-carboxy-7-deazaguanine synthase QueE; the protein is MTAVTPSNAVATPSDIVQSPLPRLKITEIFTSLQGEADTAGWPTVFVRLTGCPLRCQYCDTAYAFHGGTWWDIDDIVAEVLAQGVRHVCVTGGEPLAQKRCLVLLQKLCDAGMDVSLETSGALDVSAVDPRVSRVVDIKTPGSAEVARNRWENLPLLTARDQIKFVICSREDYDWAKALLAEHDLVKRCTVFFSPSKGEITARQLADWIVEDRLPVRFQMQLHKILWNDEPGR
- a CDS encoding aromatic alcohol reductase yields the protein MSSHISTTPSRSILVIGAGELGMPVIRNLARLAVGHPGTRISVMLRATSIDSELPEKQRVVDEIRALGVNIVAGDLVTESVEALAATFAQFDTVIGCTGYAAGRDTPMKVARAAVKSGIPRYFPWQFGADFDAIGRGGPQDLFDAQLDVREYLRSQTAMDWVIISTGMFTSYLFEPDFGVVDLIGHKVNALGSASNAVTLTTPDDIGAMTARIVFHTPAIRNEIVYLAGDTIRYGDLPDILQKAFGEPFELTIWGVPQLMQELANDPGNMIRKYRAAFAQGRGVAWDVERTFNAKIGAELQGVQAWLDSNVQRS
- a CDS encoding winged helix-turn-helix transcriptional regulator, which codes for MSEDEDGLRREVLAHAGSRWSLGIIHALGVYGTLRHAEVARRMKGITQRMLTRTLRQLERDGLISRQDFHEVPPHVEYSITALGKDLLVLMIPMWTWVVAHAEEFHQCRQNFDSSDGK
- the queC gene encoding 7-cyano-7-deazaguanine synthase QueC, with the translated sequence MKKAVVLLSGGMDSAAVIAMAQEQGFAVHALSVRYGQRHTSELDAAARVAKAQGVVAHKTVDVDLRSIGGSALTDDIDVPEAGGAGIPVTYVPARNTIMLSLALGWAEVLGANDIFCGVNAVDYSGYPDCRPEFVAAFQALANLATKSGVEGAGIKVHAPLQFLSKGQIVSEGVRLGVDFGLTVSCYNADANGAACGHCDACRLRAQGFAEAGVADPTLYA
- a CDS encoding DUF2268 domain-containing putative Zn-dependent protease (predicted Zn-dependent protease with a strongly conserved HExxH motif), whose amino-acid sequence is MRLIVSLLAALLPCAALAAPSQVVTDDIARFWATYDAVRAEPDAERRVALVQQRYIDPGSPGLHALMQVRRYTAREYAEAMQAWPRFWTSVRPLTANAQQASATLERDLVAFRSLYPALRPATITYAVGVLRTGGTTLGDKVLIGAEMALGDERVDVSELPEKMRDRLRIFYDSRPGANNAQNNLHEYVHTQQRETTGSLAQYVVREGVAEYVAERLSGRRPALPLYAYGPAHEAEIRTRFIAEMDGDDLDNWLYNSAHNPFGVSDLGYYAGYRIAQEYMRRQPDEKAGIARMIELDYDDPKAVRAFIGASGWLPDEAAGQRPALPDSSRR